Part of the Candidatus Neomarinimicrobiota bacterium genome is shown below.
CTGCTGATATTATACGGTAGAAATCGAAATGGTAAAGGGGTGGATCGGAATCGTACTCCCCCACCAATTTGAACGTGGGTGAATTGACAACATCCTCGACGCCCAGACCTGATGCGATACCTTGCGTAAAAACTGTCTTTCCGCTCCCCATGGGACCGGCAAGAGCTACCACATCCCCTGCAACAAGGGACCTGGCGAAATCCTTCCCCCCACTAAATGTTTCTTCGGGTGATTTGGTGTTCAACCGTTCGCCCACTCACCGCCTCCTGAGCGTAATGGTGGGAACCAGCATCTCCTCAAGCGATATACCGCCGTGTTGAAAACTGTCCTGAAGTTGACCCAGATATTTATGATACTGTGTGGGATATACGAAATAGACATCTTCTTTAGCGATGAGATAGTTTGTTCCGGTGAGCATTTCGGGCAAACGGTAGTCCGCTGGACGCTTAATAACGAGAGCATGTTTATCCGGGCACTGAAGGCTTCGGCCGTATTTGTACCTGACCCCCTTAGACGTTTCCCGGTCCGCCGCAACCTTCACCCCCCGTCGGACACGAATACTGCCGTGATCGCTGGTCAAAACGACAGTATAGTCCATTTCGGCGGCGGTGTTCAACACTTCCAATAGCCACGAGTTAGCAAACCAGGTCTGAACAAGGGAACGGTAACCTGATTCGTCCGGTATCATCTCCTGAAGTACGTCCGATACGGCCCGGTGGTGTGTCAGAAGATCGACAAAATTGACCACCAGTGCGATAATCGACAAATCACTGTATTCCTTCATGTGAGTCAAAAACCTCTGTCCTTCCTTTGCGATGTTGACTTTGTGATAGGCGTGGTTAATGTCACAGCCGAGAAGTTCTCTGAGCAAGTTCTTGAACATCTCAGGCTCGCCCAGATTCATGCTAGACTCACTGTTGGTCGTCCTTTGCCACAGCTCCGGCTCCTGATCCTGGATTTCGGATAGAAAACGACCACTGAAAATTCCGTTCCTAGCAAATGGTGTAGCTGACGGAAGTAACGAAACATGATATCCGACCTCAGCCTGAAATAGCTTCTGAATTAGGGGCAAAATCCCCAGGGCCTGATCAAAACGGAAACAGTCCACCACTACGAATAGTACTTTTTCATTTTTTTTCAATAGAGGAGCAATCTTTTCAGAAACCACGTCCACAGAAAGTGTGGGGCGATTGCCTCTCTCTGAGTGTATCCAGTCTCTGTAGTTGTCTGTCACATATTTCACGAATCCCCTGTTGGCAGAGCGGAGCTGATCGTCCAGCGTATCGTTAAGTCCCAACTCCTTACGGCTGTCCAACTCAAGCTGCCACCCAGCCAGCCGGCTGTAAAGATTCCACCAGTCCTCTATTTCACGAGCTGTGATAAGGGCACTTTCGATGGCTTGGAATTCTTCCAGATAAGCGTCGGCAGTCTTCTTCTCAAGGATCTTCTCTTCCTCTAAAATCTTTTTACAGGCGAGGAATATCTGGCTTGGATTCACTGGTTTGGTGAGATAACCGGCCGTTTTTTCT
Proteins encoded:
- the tsaE gene encoding tRNA (adenosine(37)-N6)-threonylcarbamoyltransferase complex ATPase subunit type 1 TsaE, with the translated sequence MGERLNTKSPEETFSGGKDFARSLVAGDVVALAGPMGSGKTVFTQGIASGLGVEDVVNSPTFKLVGEYDSDPPLYHFDFYRIISAADLAALGLDHYFGCEGICVIEWSDLFPNVIPRKAIRVSFNRIGEGEREISIERTEAEAIGN
- a CDS encoding response regulator, translating into MNPTFRGKILWVDDEIDLLKPHILYLEERGYTVEKVTNGRDALSATESENFDLMLLDQVMPGMDGISTLKEMKEKSPHIPVIMITKNEEEWLMDEAISEKTAGYLTKPVNPSQIFLACKKILEEEKILEKKTADAYLEEFQAIESALITAREIEDWWNLYSRLAGWQLELDSRKELGLNDTLDDQLRSANRGFVKYVTDNYRDWIHSERGNRPTLSVDVVSEKIAPLLKKNEKVLFVVVDCFRFDQALGILPLIQKLFQAEVGYHVSLLPSATPFARNGIFSGRFLSEIQDQEPELWQRTTNSESSMNLGEPEMFKNLLRELLGCDINHAYHKVNIAKEGQRFLTHMKEYSDLSIIALVVNFVDLLTHHRAVSDVLQEMIPDESGYRSLVQTWFANSWLLEVLNTAAEMDYTVVLTSDHGSIRVRRGVKVAADRETSKGVRYKYGRSLQCPDKHALVIKRPADYRLPEMLTGTNYLIAKEDVYFVYPTQYHKYLGQLQDSFQHGGISLEEMLVPTITLRRR